The region GTCAAGGCCGCGGTGGAAAGCGCGGGCCAAGGCCGCGTGCTGGTGGTGGACGGCGCGGGCTCACTGCGCCGCGCGCTGCTGGGCGGTAATTTGGCCGCTGCTGCGGCCAAGAATGGCTGGGCCGGCTTGGTGATTCATGGTGCCGTGCGTGACCTGGCCGAGTTAGCCCAGGCGCAAACCGGCATCTTCGCCCTGGGCCATGTGCCCATGCCCACCGACCGCAAAAACCAAGGCCAGGCCGACGTGGCCCTGCACATTCTGGGCGCCACGATTCAGCCCGGCGAATGGCTTTACGCCGACGAGGACGGCCTGCTGATTGCGGACCGCCCGCTGCATACGGCTTAAGCCGTTGAGCCAGCCGTAAAGCCGGCAAAAACCCGAGACTACGACAAACGCTTGAGCGCCGCCTCGCGGATGGCGCTGAGCGTGCTGCGGCTGGTCGAGACATCGCTGGACAAGCGCAGGTGCAGCAAGCAGGGGGTGCCCGCTGCCAGCGCCGCACGCAAGGCGGGTTCAAAG is a window of Paucibacter sp. KCTC 42545 DNA encoding:
- the rraA gene encoding ribonuclease E activity regulator RraA; this translates as MSAISFSTCDICDQHKSDESGRMRVLPGSAFRSYGALPRFAGPISTVKCFEDNSLVKAAVESAGQGRVLVVDGAGSLRRALLGGNLAAAAAKNGWAGLVIHGAVRDLAELAQAQTGIFALGHVPMPTDRKNQGQADVALHILGATIQPGEWLYADEDGLLIADRPLHTA